Within Vicia villosa cultivar HV-30 ecotype Madison, WI linkage group LG1, Vvil1.0, whole genome shotgun sequence, the genomic segment TCGAGAAAATAAGAAAGCAGAGAAAGCCATTTACTTCACAATTAAATCTGATCTAAGCATAGACATGTAACATGCTATCACACACAACAATATAAACACCCagataaataatcataaaaagCGAATTACTCATACATGAATAACATAACTCCACCAACAATGAATCAAATGCCTAAACACATTTAAAATTTACAATAGGCAGATATGGATAAAGTAGTTCAAATATGCAACCTGAAAAATGttttcaaagagacattaaaGATCATGTAAGCTATATTCACTAAACAACTGACCTTTAATTTCTATGTTTTAATACTGCAGCTATTCTTTGAAATAATTGATTGCTTTCTAAAACATCATGCCGATGCGGTTGCTTCACTGGTACTACTTGCTTCCCTAAACtactaataaataaagaaaaaaaaggaaaatgttaTTATGACTACAAAAAACTTATCTTTAGATatgattttgttttaatatacAAGTGTCATTCCTTTTCAAGTCTGCTTCCACTTGTATATACAACTTATAATGAATCAATTTCTCTACATGACTTTTTAACTAAGAGAACATAGTTATGATTATGAAGAAAAATTGGACTGGTTGTAGTACATCCTGTTGATTAGTGTTGCTGCAGCATCTCATGTTTTGTCACCAAGAATAAAATTGTACATACTTTAAATTCTTttgcaacaaacaaacaaaatcttcaaaaaaacaatcaaaatcaaattagtgATATATTTATCTTCATTCGGAGAAAATTAACAATCACATGCTAATAATTTTTCTATGATGCTTCCATTATTGAAAGTTTGTTGAGAGTTCACTCAAAAATTTAGTGAAAGTTCATGGCGGAATTTTATCAATCACATAGTAGGCATTTATGCAACTATATTAAAGAAACAAACCACTAAAATAGGAATGGAGAAATATAACTTATTATTGAAGACGATGAAGAAACCCTAAAATATATCATCAATATAACAAATCTCCAacctattttttttcttattttcacaTGAGTTCAATCAAGGAAGATTAGCATCACATATCAATGGCAGCAGCAAAACATTATCAGAGAATTGGCAGATGACTAACTGTTTGACCAATAACTTATTTGAGTTATACATAGTAGATATCATACAAAAATAAACTCAAACTCATAGTCATATTGAAAGGAagaaatatcaaaatatatatgAGTTTGATAACATCTCTAAAATTTAAAGCACCACTTTCatataactaaaaaaaataaggaCAGACCTTAATTGGATCAACAACATTAAGATAAAGGACATGTGAAACACTGATATTTGCCATATCATCATCAATTGCTCCACCATGATAGATTATTCTCTAAATGCGAAAACAGATTATTAATAGtcaaaaaactaaacaaaaactgAATACTTAACCTTAAGCAATATTAAGAGTAAGAAATACATACATATTGGAAAAGCTGACTTATAACAATCTGGAAACGCTCCTCCACCATTGGAGGCGGTCCTTGTCCTTGAGCATAGACAGACAAATAAGGCAAAGACGGGACTCCCCAATACTCCCTTTAAGAACAACCAATTCAAGTCAATAAATAAGACTAAGATAAAAGATATAACACATCAATAAGGCAAAAAAAATCACCTCGTGGGCTAAATACCCTGACGAAAACTCCTCTCAGGACCCCAAAATTCATCACCATACACGACTTTCAGGGAAGATTTTAGAGTAGTCTTTTTAAATTCTACAGATTTCCTCAATTTCCTGCAAATCATAGTAGGGTTTTATCCAATGGTTAAATATAAATATCAGAATAGGTTTTATCCCCTTGATAGAAATCAAAGAGCAGCAAATTGAAAAACCTTGAAAACTAAAAGTTTAGAAACACCTGCAAATAAAATGGAGAAGAAAGAATAAAAAACGCATTGTAGAGAGAAAAAACGGAGAAGATTGCCTGCGGATCTTTTTCTGCTCGAAACAAAACATTACAGAAATACGGTGGCGGAACagtcgggggggggggggggggttcagATGGTTTCCAATTTCACCCTGTATCACCAGTCAGAGTCGAAGACTGTTATTGGCAGCGGCGTCGAGGGTAGAAACTTCTCCGATGAGAGTGTTTGGCAGTGATAGGGTGAGATGAAAATAGAAGCTTGAAGGAAGGTGAAGAGCGAACGGTTGAAGAGGGAAACAAATAGTGTGTTATAAAGTGAGACTAAGAGAGAAACATGGTGTGTTTAAAAAAGAGAGAATTTTGGTGGCCGGAGTGCATTGTGTGTTGTGATAATTAAATACAAAACTTTGTAAATAGAATTTATCTCTTGGTTTCTTCACGTATTACATGGAGAGTAGATTccaaaaaaattgagaaaagtgaAACGTTTGATTTAAAGAATGAAAGAGAAGATAAAGCAGGCAGATTTAAGGGATTTTGTTCAATGAGCCTTTTGAGTAAAGAGGAGGTGGGTAATTAAGccctattaataataataataataataataataataataataataataataataatattgatttttttttggtgatGAAGAGGTCTAACGCCCGAAAAAAAAACAACTACACAAAATTGCCAGCAAAAATACTAATTCCAGCAAAATCAAATTCTAGTAACTCAGTAAGGAAATCCGGAGCTCTATCAAAAAAGATATATCGTTTGTTGTTGCATCCATGATTAGCCAAAGCATCAGCACACGCATTAGCATCCCTGTAGGTATGTGATAGGATGACAGTGTCAAGCATTTTCAACTGTTGGAGAATCTCGCGAAGAATAGCAACACACTCCACATCACCCACTACACCTTGTTCCAAAGCTGTCACTACTTCCATAGCATGGATATTTATCTCCACACGATTATAACCCAACTTGTGGAGCAATTTTATACCTTCATACACCCCCCACATTTCTGCCAGAAGAGCACTACTACACCCAACATATTTAGAGAAGCCACCTTGCCATCTTCCAAACTCATCTCTAATCACACCTCCACAGCCTGCAACATTTGACTTCCTACAAGCCCCATCAGTGTTAAATTTTATTATCCCTCTAGTAGGAGGTTTCCACCCTATCAACTTGTTTCCAGCCACCACAGTTTTAAACATCTGCACTCCTTGGAAAAATTCTTCACTTCTTCGGAGTATGTGATTTACAGGATCATGAGGCCTTATAAAATTTTCTTCATGCTCTGCTTGATTTCTCCAAGTCCACAAGGTATGACAAGCAATAATCCAGGTACTTCTCCAATTCCTAATGCGCCTGTTGCTGTAATTTAAGTTCAGCTGGATCCAACTCTTCAAATCTGCCGTGAAGAATTCAATCATCATGTCACTTGGAATCAAACTCTCCCAAACTTTCACACAAATTTATATAACTTGTTTggtataaaatttattaataataataatatataaatgtaAATATATATTCATTGTAAATTCCAAACGAATTTTGCACGTggagataaaaaaaaaataaaaatttattataataattccaAATTACATCATATTTATTGGgaagaaaatgaaataaataattggGATAAAAAAGAGGATACATAATGACTTTTTAAGAGAAAGAAATCACGTGGttgagataataataataataataataataataataataataataataataataataaataataataataataataataataataataaaaataataataataataataataataataataataataataataataataataataatattgatttgaAACTGAATTGATTGAGCTTTTCATTTACATAATTTACATggtataaaaatttaataataatagtaataataataataatatatagatGTCTCCACTAACATAAcgtttataaataaaatactttctTTACTTAATACTTTTGAAGCTTTATTATATCGCAATCATTTTGTAAAAAATACAATGTTCAATCATATTATTAGATGATGTAAATTATTTAACTACTTAATTTTAggataaactaaaaataaaataagtttaaaatatataagtataataaaataaataaataattgaaataaaaaaggaATACATAATGACTTTTTAAAGGAAAGAAATAATATCGTTGAGATAAAATAGGAAATACATAGCAACTAATTCGATTTCTCtttccaataattttttttaattagatttatACTCTTTCCAATAAATGTTTTGAATCAGCTAgatcatcaataataaataataataaatagtaatTAGAAATTagtgaaataattaattaaataagaatataataattaaagttaattataGTAAAATTACCATTAATAGCAAGTTTTTAAAAGGTAAGACTTCTAAGAAGatgacacttggcaaacttgccaaagaaCTCATCTTGCTTTTTTATATTGTATGATGATAtctatttattgaaaaaaatttgtttttaatggTATATTGATATAGaactaatattttttaacatAAATGTATCAGAAATTTTGATAAAAGCAGTAGCCCGATCAAAATAAATAGAGAATTAAATAGTGTTTGATAAagtaatttttcttttaaaatagtcATTTagatattttcaataattttacACAATGCATTGGGCAAATAAATGTAGTATCCTAAAACTATAATATTTTATGTCTGATATAAGAAAGTAAATACAGAAATCTGTAAAATTATTGATGAAAACTAAAACCTGtaaaatttttgtttgaaaaataaaTGTAGTAtcctaaaattataatatttatgttTGATATAAAAAAGTAAATACACAAATCTGTAAAATTAATGATCAAAACTAAAATTTGTGGTGGAAGAATAAAAACCCCAAAACTTAAATAATTTAAAtgtgaaattttattttcaaaacgaattataaataaataaaattgattgaAATCAATGTTACTTAAAATTGATTGAAATCAATGTTACTTAAAATTGATTGAAATCAATGTTCATTATATTTCAATTCTTTAGaatgtaatttttaattaattcatatttgttaccaataaaataaatattaaaaaaaattatattcaattttCACATATTCATTGCACTATTTTATGTGTAAATTAAATACACAATATTTCAATATTTGAATTTAAACATTCTTACCCACTTTAATTTGAATTAAATGTGACTTTAGTGCAAATTAAATGCGATATATCgttataaaaaattagaaaataaaaaaagagtttaattgctatgcaagatttcaatatttttatcatgtaTTTAATCATGtatcaaaaatatcaaataacattttaaaatttgTAGCGGGACATGACCGTTAAATTCAAGAAGAAAACATTGATAAATCTTGCTTTCAATGTATATTTGTATACAAATTcatcatacaaaattattttaacctatgcAAATGCTTGAACATAATTAttctttatataattatatttcaaaattatttttataatgtattaAACCATTCTTACTATCATTATAAAGATTatcaaataacattttaaaatagTCACACACAAAAATAACATTTCAAAATTTGTAACGGGACACGATTAGTTAAATTCatgcaaaaaatattaataaatattacgTTCAATATGCATTTGAGTTGAAATTCGTCATACAAAATTATCTTAACCTATACAAAtgcatgaatatcattattatttatacaattatatttattcttcaatatttataaatatttaaacaatatatatatatatatatatatatatatatatatatatatatatatatataacatcaaaacatttaaaaggtatatattatttaaatatctaAATTCAATTTTCATTCACTACGCTAAAAAACACTTTTAGCAGCACTACAATGAAAGTGCTTTTatcaaaaagcgctgctataggctgCAGACAAAATTTGCTAAAACGAAGTGCTTTCTTAGGCTATCTTTAGAAAGCGATTTTAGAAAACGCTGCTATAGGCATATGAAATAAAAGCGTTTTTAGGGACGGTggcatttttgtaaatattttaacATTCTAAAATAAAGCCTGTtaatgaaattgattttttttttattttgcgaATTAAGGAAATAAAACCAAAATACTCACTCCTCGTTCTCGCGAAACTCACTGAACAACTCGCTTCCAATAAAACCCTAAATCACGATTCCTCGTTTCGCTCTCTCATCCAACAATTCATATCAATCGATTATATCAAACATTATTTAATTTTTGATCACCATGTTTCCTTGATTCTCTAACTATCAATTTCAATTATAAACTCAGATTTATTATCGATTTCGAGTTCGCTATTCATGAAGAAGACGATGTcaatgtttaaggtattgttCTGGCAACGTGGTAATGATTCTGATGGTGTCACTCCATCTACTTCAACATGTAATCTAGTTCCCGCGACATTGTTACGATTCTGACAGCGGCAACATTTAAGTTGTAGAACGGAGTAACTCTTTCAGTGCTGCTTGCGAAGATGAAGGAAGAAGACGGTACTTTTGCTTTGCTTACTTCTTTCTCCCTAGATTCATCACCGAAACAACTGTTTCTTTTTTTCACTGTTTTGGTTGCTATTAGGGGTGGCAATTGGATCCATTATacaaaaatccatccaatccatccactaaaatatccatccaatccatctaATAAACTAAAAGTAATTTAATGGATTtgatccaatccatccaccaaatCAAATGGATTgatccaatccatccatctcATTATGTAAATCCAAtggattatattttattataagtatttttattaaaaatatattaaaaaacaaaataaacaaagaaaacaactttcatattctctctcttcattgtATCGTTCTCTCGTTACCTCCTTCTCCAAACTAACCCTAATTTCAATATTTTCCCCCAATTTCATCTCAAATCTTTGAATTCGACATAGCTGATTTGTCACTTTTTCCCTACTTTCGCGCAAAGGTAACGAACGTTTCAcaattttttcttccatttcacACTTTCTCTTTCAATTTCGTAGATCTCACCGAATTTTTCTTCGATCCGTATGCATTGTTTGATTTTTCGTTTCGAAATTCATATGTTTGATTTTCGTTTCGAACGTAAAAACGGTGTATTTAAGATAATTTATATGCTGAAACCCAGTATTATTTTTCATGTCAAAGGATTTGTGGTTATGGTTATGCTTAtgttttaattttcagggttgcTTCATTCAAATGTTTGTGTTTCTGTGTTTTCAGGGTTGGTGCTTATAGCTATCACTTGACATTGCTTTGATTTCCAAGTTCTACAAAGCTAACAAGGTAAATGTTTGTTTAGTTTCCTCATATTTTTTTGAGATTGCTGTTTTGTTTTTAATCTTTGTTGATTCACTTGCTCTGTTTCTTGCAGGAAAAGAAGATTTTGAGACATGAATTGATACAAAAGTGAGACAAATTGCTAGAGACAAGTTGCTGATTTCGACCATCAAATCttacaaaacaaaggtgcaaataatttattttctggTTATTCTGATCTCTGATGATTTTAAGgttgaattgtatttgaacaaATGTGTTTCACTTATGAAAATATAAGAGTCGGGTCGAGACAAATCATTGTTTTTTCCCATGTCGGGGAGTTTCCCATAAACCGGATTGTGACTCGTATCTAAAAGTCTTAAGCTCTTAGGCAACTCTAGATTTCCCATGTCAAACGAAAACATGTTCCATGAAAGGTCTATTGTTTCTGTTTGTTTAGTTAAACCAAAAAACATGGAGGCATCACCGATGTTTCAAAACAAATATCATATAAATACTATATTGCATTGATCGAACAAAACAAATTACAAGCAAGAAAAATGATTTCAAAAACAAGAACCTCTATCATTAATGTTGTTATTATCATAGTAATTTTATATAAAGCAAATGTTGTATTATCATATGACAATAGTCTAATTCCTGCTGATAGATCCCAAGTAGATTCATGGTTTAATAAGAATGTGGGTCcattaaaacaaagaaaaagtACCCTTGAACGATTAGTGGATGCAGAGCCTGGTGCTAAGGTTATTAAAGTAATGAAAGATGGTAGTGGTCAATTCAAAACCATCACCGATGCCATCAATAGCATACCTACTGGAAACAACAAACGTGTAATTCTTAAGATAGGTCCTGGAAATTATAAGGAGAAAATAACAATTGACAGGTCTAAACCTTTTATTACATTGTTAGGTACACCAAAAAATATGCCTAATTTAACTTTTGATGGTACTGCAAAACAATATGGCACAGTTGATAGTGCAACATTGATTGTTCCTAATATgagttcttttgtttcttgagtgTAATACTATAAGCTAGTCTTTTATA encodes:
- the LOC131593624 gene encoding pectinesterase PPME1-like, with the protein product MISKTRTSIINVVIIIVILYKANVVLSYDNSLIPADRSQVDSWFNKNVGPLKQRKSTLERLVDAEPGAKVIKVMKDGSGQFKTITDAINSIPTGNNKRVILKIGPGNYKEKITIDRSKPFITLLGTPKNMPNLTFDGTAKQYGTVDSATLIVPNMSSFVS